The following proteins are encoded in a genomic region of Streptomyces gobiensis:
- a CDS encoding DUF805 domain-containing protein, protein MHWYVDVLKKYAVFNGRARRQEYWMFALISLVISIVLTIVDAVLGTGFIVGLYSLAVLLPSLAVGVRRLHDTDRSGWWLLIALIPLVGVIILLVFLASDSTPQENSYGPNPKQVPVHY, encoded by the coding sequence GTGCACTGGTACGTGGACGTACTCAAGAAATACGCGGTATTCAACGGGCGTGCGCGCCGCCAGGAATACTGGATGTTCGCCCTGATCAGCCTCGTCATCAGCATCGTGCTGACAATCGTCGACGCGGTCCTGGGCACGGGCTTCATAGTAGGGCTCTACAGCCTCGCCGTGCTCCTTCCCAGCCTGGCCGTCGGCGTCCGTCGGCTCCACGACACCGATCGATCGGGCTGGTGGCTGCTCATCGCGCTGATCCCGCTCGTGGGTGTGATCATCCTGCTGGTCTTCCTGGCGAGCGACAGCACACCGCAGGAGAACAGCTACGGCCCGAATCCCAAGCAGGTTCCGGTTCACTACTGA
- a CDS encoding acyl-CoA dehydrogenase family protein, translating into MADPLLFNPRTYDPAHFDPETRRLLCATVDWFEERGKRRLIEDYRSRAWLEDFLRFAAKEGLFATFLTPAADAAGNADKRWDTARIAALNEIFGFYGLDYWYAWQVTILGLGPVWQSGNADARARAAELLDQGEVFAFGLSEKTHGADIYSTDMVLTPSADGGFHATGSKYYIGNGNAAGLVSVFGRRSDVEGPDGYVFFAADSRHPAYQLVKNVVDSSKYVSEFRLERYPVRPEDVLHTGRAAFDAALNTVNVGKFNLCTASVGICEHAMYEAVTHAHNRILYGRRVTDFPHVRRELTDAYVRLVGMKLFSDRAVDYFRSAGPDDRRYLLFNPMTKMKVTTEGEKVIDLMWDVIAAKGFEKDTYFAQAASEIRGLPKLEGTVHVNLALILKFMANHLLAPAEYAPVATRLDAADDAFLFRQGPARGLGSIRFHDWRTAYDAHAGVPNVARFREQADALCAFVTTAAPDEKQSEDLDLLLAVGQLFALVVHGQLILEQATLTGLDGDVLDELFGILVRDFSAHAVELHGKDSATRVQQQWALGAVRRPITDPERAARVWDRVEALSGAYEMRP; encoded by the coding sequence ATGGCGGACCCGCTGCTGTTCAACCCGCGCACCTACGACCCCGCCCACTTCGACCCCGAGACCCGGCGGCTGCTGTGTGCCACCGTCGACTGGTTCGAGGAGCGCGGCAAGCGGAGGCTCATCGAGGACTACCGCAGCCGTGCCTGGCTGGAGGACTTCCTCCGGTTCGCCGCCAAGGAAGGCCTGTTCGCCACCTTCCTCACACCCGCCGCCGACGCCGCGGGGAACGCCGACAAGCGCTGGGACACGGCCCGTATCGCGGCCCTCAACGAGATCTTCGGCTTCTACGGGCTCGACTACTGGTACGCCTGGCAGGTCACCATCCTCGGCCTGGGCCCGGTCTGGCAGAGCGGCAACGCCGACGCCCGCGCCCGCGCCGCCGAACTTCTCGACCAGGGAGAGGTGTTCGCCTTCGGCCTCTCCGAGAAGACCCACGGCGCCGACATCTACTCCACTGACATGGTGCTCACCCCAAGCGCCGACGGCGGCTTCCACGCCACCGGCTCCAAGTACTACATAGGCAACGGCAACGCGGCGGGCCTCGTCTCCGTCTTCGGCCGCCGCTCCGACGTCGAGGGCCCCGACGGCTACGTCTTCTTCGCCGCTGACAGCCGCCATCCCGCGTACCAGCTCGTCAAGAACGTCGTCGACTCCTCCAAGTATGTGAGCGAGTTCCGGCTCGAGCGCTATCCCGTACGGCCCGAGGATGTCCTCCACACCGGCCGTGCCGCCTTCGACGCTGCCCTCAACACCGTCAACGTCGGCAAGTTCAACCTCTGCACCGCCTCGGTCGGCATCTGCGAGCACGCCATGTACGAGGCCGTCACCCACGCGCACAACCGGATCCTCTACGGCCGCCGCGTCACTGACTTCCCGCACGTGCGCCGCGAGCTGACCGACGCCTACGTCCGTCTCGTCGGCATGAAGCTGTTCAGCGACCGCGCCGTCGACTACTTCCGCAGCGCCGGCCCAGACGACCGCCGCTACCTGCTCTTCAACCCGATGACGAAGATGAAGGTGACCACCGAGGGCGAGAAGGTCATCGACCTCATGTGGGACGTCATCGCGGCCAAGGGCTTCGAGAAGGACACCTACTTCGCCCAGGCCGCCAGCGAGATCCGCGGCCTGCCCAAGCTGGAGGGCACAGTCCACGTCAACCTCGCCCTGATCCTCAAGTTCATGGCGAACCATCTCCTCGCCCCGGCCGAGTACGCCCCCGTTGCCACCCGTCTCGACGCCGCCGACGACGCCTTCCTCTTCCGCCAGGGGCCGGCCCGCGGTCTCGGATCGATCCGCTTCCACGACTGGCGCACCGCCTACGACGCCCACGCGGGTGTGCCCAACGTCGCCCGTTTCCGCGAGCAGGCCGACGCCCTGTGCGCCTTCGTCACCACCGCGGCCCCCGACGAGAAGCAGAGCGAGGATCTCGACCTGCTCCTCGCCGTCGGACAGCTCTTCGCCTTGGTCGTCCACGGCCAGCTGATACTGGAGCAGGCCACGCTCACCGGCCTCGACGGAGACGTACTCGACGAGCTGTTCGGTATCCTGGTCCGCGACTTCTCCGCCCACGCCGTCGAGCTGCACGGCAAGGACTCCGCAACCCGCGTCCAGCAGCAGTGGGCGCTCGGCGCCGTCCGCAGGCCCATCACCGACCCCGAGCGCGCCGCCCGCGTCTGGGACCGGGTCGAGGCCCTCTCCGGCGCCTACGAGATGCGTCCGTAA
- a CDS encoding PadR family transcriptional regulator, whose translation MALEHAILVSLLEQPGSGYELARRFDRSIGYFWTATHQQIYRVLKRLEGDRWIDVRDVAQEGRPDKKVYSVAGPGRAALSAWLAEPVEPESIRHDLAVKIRGAAFDDPAALITEVERHRETHADRLARYLAGERRDFPESAALDTGEELQHVVLRGGIAYERMTLAWLDDVLTTLRRVGGRR comes from the coding sequence ATGGCACTCGAGCACGCGATCCTTGTCTCCCTGCTGGAGCAGCCGGGATCCGGCTACGAGCTGGCGCGCCGGTTCGACCGCTCCATCGGCTACTTCTGGACGGCCACCCACCAGCAGATCTACCGCGTCCTCAAGCGCCTGGAGGGCGACCGCTGGATCGACGTCCGGGATGTGGCGCAGGAGGGGCGGCCGGACAAGAAGGTCTACTCCGTGGCCGGTCCCGGCCGGGCCGCGCTCTCCGCATGGCTGGCCGAGCCCGTGGAGCCGGAAAGCATCCGTCACGACCTCGCCGTGAAGATCCGCGGCGCCGCGTTCGACGACCCCGCCGCGCTGATCACCGAGGTCGAGCGGCACCGCGAGACGCATGCCGACCGGCTCGCCCGCTACCTCGCCGGAGAGCGGCGCGACTTCCCGGAGTCGGCCGCCCTCGACACCGGCGAGGAGCTCCAGCACGTCGTCCTGCGCGGCGGCATCGCGTACGAGCGGATGACCCTCGCCTGGCTCGACGACGTGCTCACCACCCTGCGCCGCGTCGGCGGCAGGCGTTAG